The Streptomyces sp. NBC_00490 genome includes a region encoding these proteins:
- a CDS encoding NACHT domain-containing protein, with the protein MAGLGGRRQRRKWQVIGALGVLAIVVSAVYVVWQLMHGGLGPSDTAGLVGLLLGVAGLVVAVVALRKPIEGNDAELARGWAATLARQVEEGESGVWRQLLGDDTRRINLTYNLHPAAARPAVAPAAGRLTTEGSGPVTLPDIVTYYRSTQPLRLVVTGAAGAGKTVLALELMLALLDGRAEDAPVPVRIPLSRWDTERQSLPKLLQQRLIEAYDWPADLAAGLVRHGMVLPVLDGLDEMDPPAPDGSPDPAAPRATTAVQALNTYQQGRDAGPLILTCRTHHYDALAAHTEVLDAARITIAPVGNVDAQAYLTDRALGTARWQPLLNHLAAHPSALLATVLSTPWRLCLTATVYHRDGDPGELLTLPNADTLDRHLLARYIPAATRTAPNPRGYTPQDVHRWLHHLTTHLDPTGTLPTTTPQGAEATDLVLHELWPLAGRTRVRTTDALLTTLAVLTTLPLAWTAPQQLTGLLVALISVFAVLAGVFDITTDSPRSAANPLRTPQGRRKLAAGLLVGLAAGLAAGLLVGLATGLAAGLAVGLAFGLALGLSLGLTREPGANLGARAVIRSDALAGLTFGLTFGLAAGLLLGLAAGLAVGLAFGLATGPVFGLATGLVIGAQASRRYAVFLLCSRRRLPFRLALFLDWAVTAGLLRYSGPAYQYRHRELQHWLRQHPHPPTLP; encoded by the coding sequence ATGGCAGGACTCGGGGGACGCCGCCAGCGGCGTAAGTGGCAGGTGATCGGGGCTCTGGGCGTCCTGGCGATCGTGGTGAGCGCCGTGTACGTGGTTTGGCAGCTAATGCACGGTGGTCTGGGGCCGTCCGACACGGCTGGGCTGGTAGGCCTGCTCTTGGGCGTGGCCGGGCTGGTGGTCGCGGTGGTGGCGCTGCGCAAGCCCATCGAGGGCAACGACGCTGAACTCGCCCGCGGCTGGGCCGCCACGCTGGCCCGGCAGGTCGAGGAGGGCGAGAGCGGGGTGTGGCGGCAGCTGCTGGGCGACGACACCCGGCGCATCAACCTCACCTACAACCTCCACCCTGCTGCCGCCCGCCCTGCCGTGGCGCCGGCCGCCGGGCGTCTGACCACCGAAGGCTCGGGCCCGGTAACGCTGCCCGACATCGTCACCTACTACCGCTCCACCCAGCCGCTGCGCCTGGTCGTCACCGGCGCTGCTGGCGCGGGCAAGACCGTCCTGGCCCTGGAGCTGATGCTGGCCCTCCTCGACGGCCGAGCCGAGGACGCCCCTGTTCCGGTCCGTATCCCGCTGTCCCGGTGGGACACCGAACGCCAGTCCCTGCCCAAGCTGCTGCAGCAGCGGTTGATCGAGGCTTACGACTGGCCCGCCGACCTGGCGGCCGGCCTGGTCCGGCACGGCATGGTGCTGCCGGTCCTGGACGGCCTGGACGAAATGGACCCGCCAGCCCCCGACGGCTCCCCCGACCCCGCCGCACCCCGCGCCACCACCGCCGTCCAAGCTCTCAACACCTACCAGCAGGGCCGTGATGCCGGGCCCCTCATCCTGACCTGCCGCACCCACCACTACGACGCCCTGGCCGCGCACACCGAAGTCCTGGACGCCGCCCGCATCACCATCGCCCCCGTCGGCAACGTCGATGCCCAGGCCTACCTCACCGACCGTGCTCTCGGCACGGCCCGCTGGCAGCCCCTGCTCAACCACCTGGCCGCCCATCCCAGCGCGCTCCTGGCGACCGTGCTGTCCACCCCCTGGCGGCTCTGCCTGACCGCCACGGTCTACCACCGTGACGGCGACCCCGGCGAACTCCTTACCCTGCCCAATGCCGACACCCTGGACCGTCACCTCCTGGCCCGGTACATCCCCGCCGCCACCCGCACCGCCCCCAACCCCCGCGGCTACACGCCACAAGACGTCCACCGCTGGCTCCACCACCTCACCACCCACCTCGACCCCACCGGCACCCTCCCCACCACGACCCCACAGGGCGCGGAGGCCACCGACCTCGTCCTGCACGAACTATGGCCCCTCGCCGGACGCACCCGCGTCCGCACCACCGACGCCCTCCTGACCACCCTCGCCGTCCTCACCACCCTCCCCCTCGCCTGGACCGCCCCTCAACAGCTGACAGGCCTGCTCGTCGCCCTGATCAGTGTGTTTGCCGTCCTGGCCGGAGTGTTTGATATCACAACCGACAGCCCCAGGAGTGCAGCGAACCCGCTCAGGACCCCTCAAGGACGCAGGAAGCTCGCGGCCGGCCTCCTGGTCGGGCTCGCGGCCGGGCTCGCGGCCGGGCTCCTGGTCGGGCTCGCGACTGGGCTCGCGGCCGGGCTCGCAGTCGGGCTCGCATTCGGGCTCGCGCTCGGGCTCTCGCTCGGGCTCACGCGCGAGCCGGGCGCAAATCTCGGAGCCCGGGCCGTCATCAGGAGTGACGCCCTGGCCGGGCTCACCTTCGGGCTCACGTTCGGGCTCGCGGCCGGGCTCCTGCTCGGGCTCGCGGCCGGGCTCGCAGTCGGGCTTGCATTCGGGCTCGCGACCGGGCCCGTATTCGGGCTCGCGACCGGGCTCGTAATCGGCGCGCAGGCTTCGCGGCGGTATGCGGTGTTCCTTCTCTGCTCACGCCGCCGCCTGCCGTTCCGGCTCGCCCTGTTCCTCGACTGGGCCGTCACCGCAGGACTCCTCCGCTACAGCGGACCCGCCTACCAGTACCGTCACCGCGAACTCCAGCACTGGCTACGCCAACACCCCCACCCCCCAACCCTGCCCTGA
- a CDS encoding ASCH domain-containing protein, with amino-acid sequence MTSDSASPPANLALMPSAEFAFPGPLRDQLVAAILDGSKTSTTGLVVDYEHEGESLPEVGSRSVVIDSDDRPVAVIEVTDVRVVPLAQVDLAHVVDEGEGDTSVAEWRAGHERFWHSEEMRAALEDPEFTVDDATLAVLERFRLITDLRLAD; translated from the coding sequence ATGACGTCTGACTCCGCCTCACCACCCGCGAACCTCGCCTTGATGCCCAGTGCGGAGTTCGCCTTCCCTGGCCCACTGCGCGACCAACTCGTCGCAGCGATCCTCGACGGTTCCAAGACCTCTACGACAGGGCTCGTCGTCGACTACGAGCATGAGGGAGAGTCCCTTCCGGAAGTCGGGAGCCGTTCGGTGGTCATCGACTCGGACGACCGTCCGGTCGCGGTCATTGAGGTGACCGACGTGCGCGTCGTCCCTCTGGCACAGGTGGACCTCGCCCACGTGGTGGACGAGGGGGAGGGGGACACCAGCGTGGCCGAATGGCGGGCGGGCCACGAGCGGTTCTGGCACAGCGAAGAGATGCGTGCGGCGTTGGAGGACCCCGAGTTCACCGTGGACGACGCGACGCTGGCGGTTCTGGAACGCTTCCGTCTCATCACCGACCTTCGCCTCGCCGATTGA
- a CDS encoding replication-relaxation family protein encodes MPGRRHRGMDAEGALMRDVDAGGGDRLALAVLAQYRMATTEQMHLLIAPDVRIEQTRRRLAKLRAEGLVDRITLPQAGRTRVWFATHYGADVAAEWPELREWQPAKLGADRTAARLRVGHALTVTETGLAFVQDARRHGDVCPPLDWIPEVYHSLGSAEAVIPDALLYYRRSLRDGEGWSLLRAFVEVDRATMGPERLAAKLLAYERLYRYVPVTVGRPRGAAYQVPSEDWRRRYPIFPRLLFVLDGTGPTGVTNRVNTLRSGAELTKADFLATVPILVAPLTDILHDGPSAPIWRPVTTPAEQVTWTYRRGD; translated from the coding sequence GTGCCGGGAAGGCGGCACCGCGGCATGGACGCGGAGGGCGCGCTGATGCGGGATGTGGATGCGGGCGGTGGCGACCGGTTGGCTTTGGCGGTGTTGGCGCAGTACCGGATGGCGACGACCGAGCAGATGCACCTGTTGATCGCGCCGGATGTGCGGATCGAGCAGACCCGGCGCCGGCTGGCCAAGCTGCGGGCTGAGGGCCTGGTCGACCGGATCACGTTGCCGCAGGCGGGTCGGACGCGGGTGTGGTTCGCCACCCACTACGGCGCCGATGTGGCCGCTGAGTGGCCGGAGCTGCGGGAGTGGCAGCCCGCGAAGTTGGGTGCGGACCGTACCGCGGCCCGGCTGCGGGTCGGGCACGCGCTGACCGTCACCGAGACCGGATTGGCGTTCGTCCAGGACGCCCGTCGCCACGGAGATGTGTGCCCGCCGTTGGACTGGATCCCCGAGGTCTACCACTCCCTCGGCAGCGCCGAAGCCGTCATCCCCGACGCGCTGCTGTACTACCGGCGCAGCCTGCGCGACGGCGAAGGCTGGTCGCTGCTGCGGGCGTTCGTGGAGGTCGACCGGGCCACCATGGGCCCTGAGCGCCTGGCCGCGAAACTCCTCGCCTACGAACGGCTGTACCGGTACGTACCGGTGACCGTCGGCCGGCCTCGAGGAGCCGCGTACCAGGTGCCGTCGGAAGACTGGCGGCGACGGTATCCGATCTTCCCGCGGCTGCTGTTCGTCCTGGACGGCACCGGACCCACCGGCGTCACCAACCGCGTCAACACCCTGCGCTCCGGCGCGGAGCTCACCAAAGCCGACTTCCTGGCCACCGTACCCATCCTGGTCGCCCCCCTCACCGACATCCTCCACGACGGACCCTCCGCACCCATCTGGCGACCCGTCACCACCCCCGCGGAACAGGTCACCTGGACGTACCGGCGGGGTGACTGA
- a CDS encoding DUF6233 domain-containing protein → MVGAKGTAREQAVRALTDGVDPCPHCRPDTDLGILD, encoded by the coding sequence TTGGTCGGGGCCAAAGGCACCGCGCGCGAGCAGGCGGTACGGGCGCTCACGGACGGCGTGGACCCGTGCCCGCACTGCCGCCCCGACACCGACCTCGGCATCCTGGACTGA
- a CDS encoding class I SAM-dependent methyltransferase: protein MTTLLRRILRALEQFHATHPWDHNAHYHRWMLRQLPRRFNRALDVGSGSGDLARLLASRAAAVHGIDVDPTIVDRARGLTDPAAPVTFTVGDALKEVPPGPYDVITCVATIHHMPFSDALTCFRHHLASGGTLVVVGVYHPRRSDYLIDAVAIPANVAMAWIKNKGRKAPRPASMTAPTRPATMTFADVVRDARQALPGARLHRRLFWRYTLVWHRH, encoded by the coding sequence ATGACGACATTGCTGCGTCGCATCCTGCGAGCACTTGAGCAGTTCCATGCCACCCACCCCTGGGACCATAACGCCCACTACCACCGGTGGATGCTGCGCCAGCTCCCCAGACGTTTCAACAGGGCCCTGGACGTCGGATCAGGCAGCGGTGACCTCGCCAGACTCCTGGCCTCACGGGCCGCAGCAGTGCACGGTATCGACGTCGATCCCACGATCGTCGATCGCGCGCGGGGGCTTACAGACCCCGCCGCCCCGGTGACCTTCACTGTCGGAGACGCATTGAAGGAGGTGCCGCCTGGCCCCTACGACGTCATCACCTGTGTCGCCACCATCCACCACATGCCATTCAGCGACGCCCTCACCTGCTTCCGCCATCACCTGGCGTCCGGCGGAACCCTGGTCGTCGTCGGCGTCTATCACCCGCGTCGCAGCGATTACCTGATCGACGCCGTGGCCATTCCGGCGAACGTCGCCATGGCCTGGATCAAGAACAAGGGCCGCAAGGCCCCGCGACCAGCCTCAATGACCGCCCCGACCCGACCGGCGACCATGACCTTTGCAGACGTCGTTCGCGACGCCCGCCAGGCGCTACCCGGTGCACGGCTGCACCGACGACTGTTTTGGCGCTACACGCTGGTGTGGCACCGGCACTAG
- a CDS encoding restriction endonuclease: MSPRRRRRKSDDDLLIALGGLVVVGLVLVKVGQWVWAHWWLLVLLGLLALLALAGWIYRQFDQMRSAQLRVEGLTYSLGQLDAMHHSAFENAVRDLLARDGSRDALRCGGRGDLGADVKGHDPLGRLWVIQCKHRRRGLDGSAVGTPELQTLNGTGRPVHGGDVVVMVTNGRISGPARDFARQQRLHLVDRRVLEQWARGRRPLWEILPAVPPPRKPPQLR, encoded by the coding sequence GTGAGTCCTCGTCGGCGGCGGCGCAAGAGCGACGACGATCTGCTCATCGCCTTAGGCGGGCTCGTGGTTGTCGGGTTGGTGCTGGTCAAGGTCGGACAGTGGGTGTGGGCGCACTGGTGGCTCCTGGTCCTACTCGGCCTGCTGGCGCTTCTCGCCCTCGCGGGCTGGATCTACCGGCAGTTTGACCAGATGCGGTCCGCGCAGCTGCGGGTCGAGGGTCTGACCTACTCGCTCGGCCAGCTGGATGCCATGCACCACAGCGCCTTCGAAAACGCCGTACGTGACCTGCTGGCTCGGGACGGTTCCCGCGACGCGCTGCGTTGTGGTGGCCGGGGCGACCTCGGTGCCGATGTGAAGGGACACGATCCGCTCGGGCGGCTGTGGGTGATCCAGTGCAAACACCGCAGGAGGGGGCTGGACGGCTCGGCTGTCGGGACTCCGGAGCTGCAGACACTCAACGGCACCGGTCGGCCGGTGCACGGCGGCGACGTAGTCGTGATGGTGACCAACGGGAGGATCTCCGGGCCTGCCCGCGACTTCGCCCGGCAGCAGCGCCTGCACCTGGTCGACCGGCGGGTGCTGGAGCAGTGGGCCCGGGGCAGGCGTCCGTTGTGGGAGATTCTTCCGGCTGTTCCACCGCCCCGGAAGCCTCCACAGCTTCGCTGA
- a CDS encoding WD40 repeat domain-containing protein — protein MPQESLAAGPDDPATRFKTARDEFARDLRDLHIQCGKPKQSALVAAAAKFAAEQKNGKWRLNAATLSEILNGKRVPKHEFLSALIKQLVLAWPAVGDYKQLWGQWERRWQDLMRLQGMDTEFRKQLQAQTGQQRLQPTDDASTAVPGEIREALAKARATVLGEDLLRDAKERSEQVLAAAEADAQAIRAQAHQAARQAHDRLQAQLADEATTQRQQTENDARLLLARAERTADLLRAEATYTADDVLHETRQEAEWERRDRLLAAIIDTEQQEHAGHAQGQHPPDEEQARNILKRAWAEAAAIAAHAEQEVEAARQNAYWDARADALRLVEQAQAKADRQAELAFEAEQVLLQARLQAAAIVAEAEQEWRARLEEYETAKGYAHWFVDQAQKQGKVRRFLQISTPQTGHAGIQWVAFSSDARLLAACDRYGWVRLWDPATGRSNGGPLTSDTDRCVGFSPDGRVLAASDEDRRVRLWDPITGKPVGAPPTGTINLSWGATFSPDSQLLAASEGFGHVRLWDPVTGEPVGEPLSSESNFVQVLAFRPDGQLLAGGGHSNDGAGRVWLWDPATQEQVGQLSTGRHMAVGALAFAPDGSLLATSDGSSRVWLWDPVDQVPIGDPLTHSSGSVCAVAFSPSSGLLASGGAVGQLLAGGKGQLLPGTDSDGRVWLWDLATQQLMGELPTGPGRAVESVAFSPDGLLLAVGCSDGSVWLWNRAVGGPPRDRHSSAGN, from the coding sequence GTGCCGCAGGAATCGCTAGCGGCCGGACCGGATGACCCGGCCACCCGCTTCAAGACCGCCCGCGACGAGTTCGCGCGGGATCTTCGTGACTTGCACATTCAGTGTGGGAAGCCGAAGCAGAGTGCGTTGGTCGCTGCGGCGGCCAAGTTCGCTGCGGAGCAGAAGAACGGCAAGTGGCGTCTGAACGCGGCCACGTTGTCCGAAATCCTCAACGGCAAGAGGGTCCCCAAGCACGAGTTCCTGTCCGCGCTGATCAAGCAACTCGTCCTGGCCTGGCCTGCGGTGGGCGACTACAAGCAGCTCTGGGGGCAGTGGGAAAGACGCTGGCAGGACCTGATGCGCCTGCAGGGGATGGACACCGAGTTCCGCAAACAGCTGCAGGCTCAAACCGGACAGCAGAGGCTTCAGCCCACCGATGACGCCTCTACCGCAGTACCCGGCGAGATAAGGGAGGCGCTAGCCAAGGCCCGGGCAACGGTGCTGGGGGAGGACTTGCTGCGCGATGCGAAAGAGCGCAGCGAACAGGTCCTTGCCGCAGCCGAGGCAGATGCCCAGGCCATACGGGCCCAGGCCCACCAAGCGGCTCGGCAAGCACACGATCGGCTCCAGGCACAGCTGGCTGACGAAGCCACCACGCAGCGCCAGCAGACCGAGAATGACGCCCGATTGCTTCTTGCCCGCGCCGAACGAACGGCCGACCTGCTGCGCGCCGAAGCGACATACACCGCGGACGATGTCCTGCACGAGACCCGCCAGGAGGCCGAGTGGGAGCGCCGTGACCGGCTTCTGGCCGCCATCATCGACACCGAGCAACAAGAGCACGCTGGTCACGCTCAAGGCCAACACCCTCCTGACGAGGAGCAGGCCAGAAACATTCTGAAACGGGCATGGGCCGAGGCCGCTGCGATCGCAGCTCATGCTGAGCAGGAGGTGGAGGCGGCCCGTCAGAATGCCTACTGGGACGCGCGCGCTGACGCGCTCCGGCTCGTCGAGCAAGCCCAGGCGAAAGCCGATCGGCAGGCCGAACTCGCCTTTGAGGCCGAGCAGGTGCTGCTCCAGGCACGCCTGCAAGCTGCGGCGATTGTGGCCGAGGCCGAGCAGGAGTGGCGGGCCCGGCTGGAGGAGTACGAGACGGCGAAGGGTTACGCCCACTGGTTCGTCGACCAGGCACAAAAGCAGGGGAAGGTCCGCCGTTTCCTGCAGATCAGTACCCCTCAGACGGGCCATGCCGGGATCCAATGGGTGGCGTTCTCCTCGGATGCCCGGCTGCTGGCTGCCTGTGATCGCTATGGATGGGTGCGGTTGTGGGACCCGGCTACAGGGCGGTCGAACGGCGGACCTCTGACCAGTGACACTGATCGCTGCGTGGGGTTCTCTCCGGATGGCCGGGTACTGGCCGCCAGCGACGAGGATCGACGGGTGCGGCTGTGGGACCCGATTACTGGTAAACCGGTCGGTGCCCCCCCCACCGGCACTATCAACCTGAGCTGGGGCGCGACCTTCTCTCCGGACAGTCAGCTGCTCGCTGCCAGCGAGGGCTTCGGACACGTACGGCTCTGGGACCCGGTGACCGGCGAGCCGGTTGGCGAACCCCTCTCGAGCGAAAGTAACTTCGTACAAGTGCTGGCGTTCCGCCCGGATGGGCAATTGCTGGCCGGCGGCGGGCACAGCAACGACGGCGCTGGGCGGGTGTGGTTGTGGGATCCGGCTACCCAAGAGCAGGTGGGCCAGTTGTCCACGGGCCGTCATATGGCCGTGGGAGCGTTGGCCTTCGCTCCGGACGGCAGTCTGCTGGCCACCAGTGACGGAAGCAGCCGAGTCTGGTTGTGGGATCCGGTGGACCAGGTGCCGATCGGTGATCCGCTCACCCATAGCAGCGGATCTGTCTGCGCAGTAGCGTTCTCTCCCTCCAGCGGCCTGCTGGCCAGCGGAGGCGCGGTCGGGCAGCTTCTAGCTGGCGGTAAAGGCCAGCTGCTACCCGGCACCGATAGCGACGGACGCGTGTGGCTGTGGGACCTGGCCACTCAGCAGCTGATGGGGGAGTTGCCCACGGGCCCTGGCCGAGCCGTCGAGTCGGTTGCGTTCTCCCCGGATGGGCTGCTGCTGGCGGTCGGCTGCAGCGACGGGAGCGTGTGGTTGTGGAACCGAGCAGTTGGCGGACCACCCCGGGACCGCCATAGCTCTGCTGGAAACTGA
- a CDS encoding protein phosphatase 2C domain-containing protein, producing the protein MDFEPRPPTRSSYRPDTIYDGWSTDRMTLRLASTRGPAHRHQGRPREDDVAAFYDADHDTLAFAVADGVSEASDAHVGAALACRSAVDEALRQIAFEGTVVDWGHLARIVSWQLVEHAAKMLGVSEPDPAAAEQMLAATLIAGTACPASGGLEITLAQVGDSSAWMLEKGRFTKLFNSDGPHELVRTEVVALPRVPAEVATLRVLIPWEAALVVATDGFADALADSRNLVGDFFAEHLATPPNAHDFAYLLDFSRELYDDDRTMLAIWAQGRGRDQP; encoded by the coding sequence ATGGACTTCGAGCCACGACCGCCGACCAGGAGTTCGTACCGCCCGGACACCATTTACGACGGCTGGTCGACCGATCGGATGACGCTGCGTCTGGCCTCGACACGCGGCCCCGCCCACCGCCACCAAGGGCGGCCACGTGAGGACGACGTCGCCGCCTTCTACGACGCAGACCACGACACCCTGGCCTTCGCGGTTGCCGATGGAGTCTCCGAGGCCTCCGATGCGCACGTGGGGGCCGCGTTGGCCTGCCGCAGCGCGGTCGACGAAGCGCTGCGGCAGATTGCATTTGAGGGAACCGTTGTCGACTGGGGCCACCTGGCACGCATCGTCTCCTGGCAGTTGGTGGAGCACGCGGCGAAGATGCTGGGCGTCTCGGAGCCGGATCCTGCGGCGGCAGAGCAGATGCTGGCCGCTACCCTGATCGCGGGAACCGCGTGCCCGGCGTCAGGCGGTCTGGAAATCACGCTCGCCCAGGTCGGTGACTCCTCGGCGTGGATGCTCGAGAAGGGTCGTTTCACGAAACTTTTCAACAGTGACGGGCCGCACGAACTCGTCCGCACTGAGGTGGTTGCGCTTCCGCGGGTCCCGGCCGAGGTGGCCACCTTGAGGGTGCTCATTCCCTGGGAGGCGGCTCTCGTAGTAGCCACCGACGGATTCGCCGATGCCCTCGCGGACAGCAGAAATCTTGTGGGCGATTTCTTTGCCGAACACCTCGCCACCCCGCCGAACGCGCATGACTTCGCCTATCTCCTTGACTTCTCCCGGGAGTTGTACGACGACGACCGCACGATGCTCGCGATCTGGGCCCAAGGGCGGGGGCGGGACCAACCGTGA